Proteins encoded by one window of Macaca fascicularis isolate 582-1 chromosome 10, T2T-MFA8v1.1:
- the CASTOR1 gene encoding cytosolic arginine sensor for mTORC1 subunit 1 isoform X10, with product MLSTYQTDFILVREQDLSVVIHTLAQEFDIYREVGGEPVPVTRDDSSNGFPRTQHAGLSPTVHPIQSPQNRFCVLTLDPETLPAIATTLIDVLFYSHSTPKEAASSSPEPSSITFFAFSLIEGYISIVMDAETQKKFPSDLLLTSSSGELWRMVRIGGQPLGFDECGIVAQIAGPLAAADISAYYISTFNFDHALVPEDGIGSVIEVLQRRQEGLAS from the exons ATGCTGTCCACTTACCAGACGGACTTCATCCTG GTGCGGGAGCAGGACCTGTCCGTGGTGATCCACACGctggcccaggagttcgacattTACCGCGAGGTGGGCGGAGAGCCTGTGCCTGTGACGAGGGATGATTCCAGCAATGGCTTTCCCCGCACTCAGCATG CAGGGCTCAGCCCCACGGTGCATCCCATCCAGAGCCCACAGAACCGCTTCTGTGTCCTCACACTGGACCCTGAGACGCTTCCAGCCATCGCCACCACCCTCATAGATGTCCTCTTCTACTCGCACAG CACCCCCAAGGAGGCAGCCTCTAGCAGTCCTGAACCCAGCTCCATCACGTTCTTTGCCTTCTCCCTCATCGAGGGTTATATCTCCATTGTCATGGATGctgaaacacagaaaaa GTTCCCCAGTGACCTGCTGCTGACCAGCTCCTCAGGGGAGCTGTGGAGGATGGTGCGCATCGGCGGGCAGCCCCTGGGCTTTG ATGAATGTGGCATCGTGGCGCAGATTGCGGGTCCCCTGGCAGCCGCTGACATCTCTGCCTACTACATCAGCACCTTCAACTTCGACCACGCCCTG GTGCCCGAGGACGGTATCGGCAGCGTCATCGAGGTCCTCCAGCGGCGGCAGGAAGGCCTGGCTTCCTGA